One window from the genome of Magnolia sinica isolate HGM2019 chromosome 4, MsV1, whole genome shotgun sequence encodes:
- the LOC131242345 gene encoding protease Do-like 1, chloroplastic has product MAASSLISSLLRFSPSTPSSNTKREKPTPTLRYILSKSILEKTPISNSVPFLNFNNFNNNNSKSKGYSNPFPSNKSPLDSILVFCASVALSFSLFAADVDAAAAFVVTPPRKLQTDELTTVRLFQENTPSVVYITNLAVRQDVFTLDVLEVPQGSGSGFVWDKDGHVVTNYHVIRGASDLRVTLADQSTYDAKVVGFDQDKDVAVLRVDAPKDKLRPIPIGISADLLVGQKVYAIGNPFGLDHTLTTGVISGLRREISSAATGRPIQDVIQTDAAINPGNSGGPLLDSSGSLIGINTAIYSPSGASSGVGFSIPVDTVSGIVDQLVKFGKVTRPILGIKFAPDQSVEQLGVSGVLVLDAPANGPAGKAGLQPTKRDAYGRLILGDIITSVNGKKVNNGSDLYRILDQCNVGDKVTVEVLRGDHKEKIPVILEPKADES; this is encoded by the exons ATGGCAGCTTCTTCTCTGATTTCCTCTCTCCTCCGCTTTTCCCCTTCTACACCTTCTTCCAATACCAAAAGAGAAAAACCCACTCCCACTCTCAGATACATTCTTTCCAAATCTATCCTCGAAAAAACACCTATTTCCAACTCAGTCCCATTCCTCAACTTCAACAacttcaacaacaacaacagcaaaagCAAGGGCTACAGCAATCCCTTCCCCTCCAACAAATCCCCCCTCGATTCGATCCTTGTCTTCTGCGCCTCCGTtgctctctcattctctctcttcgcTGCCGACGTTGATGCTGCCGCCGCCTTCGTCGTCACACCTCCCCGGAAGCTCCAGACCGACGAGCTCACCACCGTCCGGCTCTTTCAGGAGAACACTCCGTCCGTTGTCTACATCACCAACCTCGCCGTCAG GCAAGATGTATTTACGTTGGATGTACTGGAGGTGCCGCAAGGTTCCGGTTCGGGGTTCGTTTGGGACAAAGACGGGCACGTTGTCACGAATTATCATGTCATTCGTGGAGCGTCCGATCTCAG GGTTACTCTTGCTGATCAATCAACGTATGATGCAAAAGTTGTTGGGTTTGACCAAGATAAGGATGTTGCTGTGTTGCGTGTTGATGCACCAAAGGATAAACTAAGACCCATACCTATTGGTATTTCTGCGGATCTGCTTGTCGGTCAGAAAGTATATGCCATTGGAAATCCT TTTGGCCTTGATCATACACTTACGACTGGTGTTATCAG TGGACTTCGCAGAGAAATCAGTTCCGCTGCCACTGGACGGCCAATACAAGATGTTATACAGACTGATGCGGCCATAAACCCTGGGAATAGTGGAGGGCCACTCCTAGATAGTTCAGGAAGTTTAATTGGGATAAATACGGCAATTTACTCTCCCTCTGGAGCATCCTCTGGCGTCGGATTCTCAATTCCAGTTGACACG GTCAGTGGCATTGTTGATCAGTTGGTGAAATTCGGGAAGGTGACAAGACCTATCTTAGGGATTAAATTTGCACCGGATCAGTCTGTGGAGCAACTCGGGGTTAGTGGGGTGCTAGTTCTAGATGCTCCTGCAAATGGTCCAGCTGGCAAAGCG GGCCTGCAACCAACCAAAAGAGATGCCTATGGCCGACTCATCTTGGGTGATATCATCACATCCGTGAATGGTAAAAAAGTCAATAACGGCAGCGACCTATACAGAATCCTTGACCAATGTAATGTAGGTGATAAG GTGACAGTGGAGGTCTTGCGTGGGGATCATAAAGAGAAAATACCTGTGATACTTGAGCCGAAGGCTGATGAATCATGA